In Campylobacter showae, the genomic stretch TTTGGGTAGACGGGCTAAGTGCTAGCAATCTAAAAAGCATCGACCTAAGCGAATACGACAACGCAAGCGGAACTACAAGAATAACCACCATGGACGGAGCTGCCTATAACGATAACGTAACCACGGTAAAAGGCTCAAAAACCAAAGACGAGATAGAGATCGGCTCTAAAAACCTAAAACTAGTCGATAGCGGCAAGGGCGACGATAAAGTAACCTTTACGATAACCCAAACCAAAGATATAACCGTAAACCTCGGCGAAGGCAACGATACCGTCACTACTGCGGCATTAACCGCTAATAAGAAATTTGAAATCAGCGGCGGAGCGGGTAACGATACGTTTAATCTAGGAGCTTCTACTACCGATGCTAACGCTAGTAAATACATAACCATAACCGACGCAAATAGAGGCGATAAGATAAGCTTAGGTAGTGCAGTTGCAAATTTCGTCAAGATAGATCAAAATGCCGCAAACGGCAAGACCAATCTAAAAGAAGCCATAAATGCAGCCCTAGACTCTCTAGGCTCTACCGACGCAAATACTATGTATGCAGTCTACTACAATAACGAAACATATCTAGTAAGAGATGTCGATGCCAATAAAACCGTAAGCAACGGAGACAATCTCGTAAAGCTTGCGGGATTGTCAAATTTCGACCTGCTAAACGGCAACATAATAACCGAAGGCGGCGATACGTATCTGCAAATAACCCATATGTAACATATGCACAACATACGGCTAAACCAAATCCGAAGCAGATCGGACCGATGATTTTTAACCCTGAAGCGAAAACTTCAGGGTTAAATTTAGCTCCAATTCAACTAACATTCCAATAAAACCAAACAACTTAACGGCTGTAAGCGGCGGAATTTATCTAAAAATGAAGATAGATTTATTTAAGGAAATTTAGTATGCGGCGACAAAAAAAGGCCAACGTCAAATTTAACGATGGGCTTAAAATTTACAAAAAATAAAAGCAAATACCAAAAGCGGATTTTTATAAATAAAATACCAAGCTTGGACCTAAATTTACTTAGCAAACCTAAATCCGAGCCGATAAAGTATATCAATAAGAGCAATCCATAAAAAATTAAATTTAGGCTTGCCGTGATCAGTCTAAAATCAAATGTATTACCGCGCACGCCGATTCCATTTGTCTATATCTAGAGATGACAAAACAAGAAAGCCGCTAGGTATCAAATTTTAGATACCAGCAAACAAATCTATATGATCCGCGTCCGCGCCGCACTCACGAATTTAAACATTAAACGACTTTTTGATAAACTACGCAAAATAAAATTAAAAGGAGAAAAAATGAAAATTTTACGTTTTTTAGCGGCGCTTTGTTTTGGCACGGCGGTAGCATCGGCGGCTGGTGACGGCAAGGTAACGAGCATCGATATTTACGTGACGCCGTACTACTCGGCAAATGCCGGCAAGGCTGAACATGTAAAGGTTTACGACAAGATAGACGGGCTGCTAAAAAGCGGCACGCTAGAGGACTTTAGGAGCGCGGAAAAGATCGTGCAGGACGCTCCGCAGACGGTCACGCCAATGACTCTTTTCGTGCTTTCGGCCCGCGCTTACGACCTTGGTCTGCGCGACGAAGCGGTATTTTGGTTTTACAACGCCAAAAATCGCGCGATCTTGCTAAGGGAGGTTATAAATTTGGATGACGATAAATTTTTTGAGGTTAAAAGCGCGATAGGAGCATTTATAAAGCTAGTGGGCGACGTGGTAAATCCATACGCATTTTGCGATATCAAAAAGCAGCAAGATATCGCCGCCAAATCACTTGAGTGGAGTAAGGCAAACGTTTACGAAGCTATGTTTTTACCGGAGTTTGCGTCGCCTCACGCAGATAGAAAAGCGGCTCTTGCAAAAGCAATAGAAGCTCTAGAAACACGCGCGCAAAAAGAAAAAGATTATTTTTTAAACGAGGAAAATTTAGCCAAATTTAAAGCTATGCGCAAGCAAAACAAAGCCGACGAGAGATTTTGTTTTTAAAAACCCAAAAAGCCGTTTTAGATTTTACTAAAACGGCGTAAATTTGCAAGCTATGCGTTGCAGCAGCAATCGCTCGGGTCTTTTTCTTTCGTGATCCTAGCTCTTAGGTCGTGGCGGATGATCTAGACCCGCCAAAACAATATCATATGGCCCATAAATTCAGACACATGCTCATACCAAGGTAGCGTCCAAAGAGGCAGCGTAAGGCCCAAAATAGGCAGTGATATCACGTGAACGGCGATGTTTGCTAGGATACCGGCTAGTACGCCTTGCCACATCGTGATCTTTGGAAATTTCTCAGCTACAATGCAGTATCCGACGGCAAAAACGATCGAAAAAATGATATGCGTAAACATCACGTAGTTAAACGCATGCCCTGCAAATTCGTAGATCGCGGCATTTGGATCGGCGATGCCTATGTAATCTCTTAAAAAGACATAAGGCGGATTTAGGAAATTCCTCGAGCAGTCGATCGTGTCGGCCGATCTGATCGTGCTTTCTGGCCCGCAAGCGGCGTCAAACATATCCATAGGACTTCTTGGCGGAAGTGGAAATTCTGCTCCCCACTTAACAAAGGCTGAAACCACGCCTGCGATTAGGCCGATTAGAGCGGCTAAACCAAAGCGTTCTTTAGTTTGCGAATTCATAATTACACCTTTCTAAAAAACAAGGCGTATAGCATTCTTTTTTGCTTTGATGAATATTAATTATCAAGATTTTTATTTTATACGATTCTGCATCCGTCCAGCCCGAGATCACTCCCTAAGTTAGCTTTACTATACGCGTCGCAAACATAACCAAACGATAAATTTACGACTGGGCGCAAATTTAAATGCACTAAAATAAATCTATAAGATTCACAACCGAGCCGTACGTAAAAATTTAACATTAAACGACGTTTTGATAAACTACGCAAAATGAAATTAAAAGGAGAAAAAATGAAAATTTTACGGATGCTTTTTCTGGCTTTTTGCGTATTTCTTGCCTATGTAAACGCTAACGACGCACAAAAATGGGCGAGCGAGATCACGGCGGGCAAACAGATACCTACGGGTAAATTTTTAGCCTTTTATCTCAATAAAGACGATTCAAAAAATGTAGTTTTTTCTGAAACGGTCGAAAATATAAATTTAAATTTTGCTTACGACGAGTTTCATAAGATACCTTCCGAAAAATTTATCGCCTACTGGGTTGGAAATTTCGATTTCAAACAAGACGTGCAAAAGATGATTTTAGCCGATTTTAGCTGGGCAAATTTACGCATCGCGGTAGACGGCAAGCAGATATTTGACTCCGAAAACGCCGGAAGCAAAGCGCTTGTGCATAAATTTAACAAGGGACGCCACAAGATAGAAGTTTGGTTCGTCAACAACTGGCACACGACTAGCCTTTTAGTAGATTTTAAAGATGAACCGAAATTTTACAAACAAAGCGAAGTAGTCGCGCAACTAAAAGGTCAAAAATTTGATATCTGGCTCGCTGCCGTTTACGACAGCGACGCACAGGATAATAAGGTAGTCGTAACGCTAAACAAATCGCAAAAACCGCTCGTGGTGATGTTAAGCTCCTATCGCGCCGTGCGCTGGGAGGTGTCAAATCCGCACGGCAATAAAATTTTGGCCGCACTAGTTTATAATCCAATCAGTAGCATAAATTTAAATAAAAATGTTTACTTTATGGATGAACGCATATACGACGAAGATATGGAGATAAAATGCCATTGTTCAAACGGCGGAGCGCACTTTCACTGCGAAGGCGGAGACATAAATAGCAAAAACGATCGCGTCAGAAAAGATTTCGGACAAAATTTAGGCGGTTTTAGCGGTTCCTATAACGCTATTATGCTAAATTTACCGAGCGTTTTGATAGATGAAAGCGTATTAGCTAAGGGTGCAGAGTCAAAAAAGTTAATCGAAGCCGAGCGCGAAAAATGCCGAAAAAGTGGTAAAATAAACGACGCTTTTAAGTAGTTTAAAAGCTAAATTTACGCCTAAAGGCTTGCGGGCGAGCCAAAATACTCTAGCTCGCCTTTTTATCTATACAAAATAGCCTTAGACTAAACATTGGTTTAAAATTATTTTGGACGCCTTATGCGGTAAAATTTAATATTTATCGTCTTGATTTTAGGTCGCTATTGCGATTTGGTTAAATTCACCACGCCGCACGGCTTGTCTAAATTTAACGAAAATCTTTGCCGCCATCACCCACGCGGCGAGTTTAGCCTCGTCTTTTAAGCTTCCAAATATATTTAGGATTTTTTATTTGTTTCCTTGTTCGCCAATATTTAGCCGTTGCGCTGCAAGGACAAGGATAGCCCAAGCGAGCAAATTCACCGTTAAACGGCCAAACTCCAGCCTAATTTATCAAATTTACCGCCGTAGCCCCGCCCTACTCGCCCAGCTTCTGCGCTAATTTTCCCCAAAGCTCGCTTAGGCCTAGGATATCGTTGTGTCCGGCGTTTAGCTCGTAAATTTGATCTCCGGGTTTTAGAAATTTAAATAGCCTGCGCGAGTTATCCACGCCGATTAGCTCGTCATGCTCGCCGTGAAATATCGTCACCGGCCCGCCAAAACCGCCGACAAACTCAAACGTAGGGATTTTGTATTTGATTAAAAATTTCGGCACGAATGGTATTTTCTTGCGCGCCAGCTCCTCTAGGCTAAAATAAGGCGCAATCAAAATCAGCCGCTTAGCGCCGTATTTTTGCGCCGCGCGAGCCGCCAGTCCGCTGCCTACCGAGTACCCGACCGCCGTGACCTCGCCCGCGTCATACTCCCCTAAAACCAGCTGCATCATCGCGTCCGCATCCGCGTAAAGCTGCTCCTGCGAGCCTATCTCGCCGCCGCTCTTACCGTAGCCTCGATAGTCAAACAGATAAAAATCATAGCCCAAATCCGTAAAATACCGCGCATACTTGCCCCAGCCTTGCAGATTGCACGCATTGCCGTGGAAAAATATCGCCGCGCCGTTTTTTGACTTTCGTTCGCCGTTCGCATCGCGCGCGTCGCCGTAAATTTGCCCGCCGTCCCTATTCTGCGCTAAAAACTTAAGCCCGCTTATCCGCGTGCCGTTTGCGTCCAGTCTTATCTCCTCAAACGGCTGATCAAAGCTAAACTCATGGTTTGGCTCAAGCTTGCTCGGGAAAAATATCAGCCTCTCTTGAAAAAAATAAAGCAGCGCCAAAAGCGCCATATATAGGATCAAAACCATAATGCCGAGCCGTAAAATTACGTTCATTTTTACCTTTCAAATTTACCTGCGCCGGATTTTCTCCGCTCAAAAAATATCCTAACCCTCTCGCCGCTCTCGCTTCCAAATTTCTCCTGCGCCGCCAGCCTGATCTCGCCAGCTAACCGCTCGAAATAGCCGTCATCTCCAAATAGATAAATTTGCTTATAAAGCGGCAAAAGCGCCGGGAAATTTCGCCCGACAAAGGCTAGAATTTTATCTCGAAAATTCGGATAGAGATTTAGCCTATCAAACCAAATTTCATCCGCCGCGTCGCCGTAGCGGGATATGATATCAAAAACGGGCGTGATCTGCGGGAAAATCGGCGCGACGAAGATATATGTTTTCACTCCCGCGGCGCGCAGTTTTTTTATCGCTGCGATCCTTGCTGCGACGGAACTTGCATTAGGCTCGAGCATGCGGCGTAAGCTTTCGTCTATCACACTCAAACTCACGCCTACGCGGACGTTTGGCATGGTTTGCAGCAGGTCTATGTCGCGCGTCACGAGGCTTGATTTGGTTAAAATTTGCAGGTTTACATCCGAGCCAGCAAGCGTTTCAAGGACTTTTCGCGTAGCTCCAAAGCGCGCCTCGTACGGATTATAGCAGTCGGTGACCGAGCTCATGAATACGCGCTCGCCGCCGTGCGAAGCCGCAAATTTAACTAGGCTCGCCGCGTCAAAATCCTTCGCGTCCAAAAACTCGCCCCACGCCTCCTTGTGCCCCGTGACGCCGCGCATAAACTCGGCGTAGCAGTAGATACAACCGTGCGGGCAGCCTACGTACGGGTTGATCGCGTAGCCGCCGCTACCGATTTCGGAGCGTGAGAGGATATTTTTGGCATGGACTTTTGCGACTTGCATTTTGACTTTTGCCTTTTAGTTGCTCGGATTTTAGTGGAGATTTTAGCGAAAATTTAGACTTTAAGCTAAAACGACGCAGTTTTACCGATAAAAAGATAAATTTATCAAATCTAAGCTCGTTTTATAACCGGCCCAAATAGCACACTACGCCGTTTTGCCGAAGTTTATACTGATTTTAAACGACTTTTTGGCAAAATCTACGGTTTAAAAAGTCAAATTTAAGGAAAAATATGCTTGAAGTCAAAAATTTATTAATGAGATTTAACGCACAGCTGCTATTTGAGGACGTAAATCTAAAACTCACGCGCGGCAACCGCTACGGTCTCATCGGCGCAAACGGCGCGGGAAAATCGACGTTTCTCAAGATCCTCTCAGGCGAGATCGAGGCAAACAGCGGCGAGATCGTGATCGAAAACGGACTAAAAGTAGGCGTGCTAGGCCAAGATCAGTTCGCGTTTGAAAACTTTAGCGTCAAAGACGCCGTACTATACGGCAACAAACGCCTATACGACGCCGTCAAAGAAAAAGAGCAGCTCTACATGAGCGAGGAGTTTACCGACGCTATAAACGACCGCCTAGCGCAGCTTGAGATGATAAGCGCCGAGGAGGATCCTAGCTACGAGTACGAAGTCAGGATCGAGAAAATCCTAAGTTCGCTTGGTTTTAGCGACTTTGAAAAGCCGATGAGCGAGGTCGAAAACTCGGATAAATTTAAAGTCCTGCTCGCTCAAGTGCTATTTCCAAAGCCCGACATCCTTTTCCTCGACGAGCCGACCAACAACCTTGATATCGAGAGTATAAAGTGGCTGGAAAACGAGCTAAACCGCCACGAAGGCACGATGGTGCTAATCAGCCACGACCGCCACTTCTTAAACGCGGTTTGCACGCACATCCTAGACGTGGATTTTAAGAAAATCAGGCAGTTTGCGGGCAACTACGACGACTGGTACATCGCCTCGACGCTCGTAGCCAAACAGCACGAGATGGAGCGCGACAAAAAGCTAAAAGAAAAAGAGGAGCTGGAGAAATTTATCGCGCGCTTCTCCGCAAACGCGAGCAAAGCCCGCCAAGCAACCAGCCGCCAAAAGCAGCTAAACAAACTCGACATCGAGGA encodes the following:
- a CDS encoding YagU family protein translates to MNSQTKERFGLAALIGLIAGVVSAFVKWGAEFPLPPRSPMDMFDAACGPESTIRSADTIDCSRNFLNPPYVFLRDYIGIADPNAAIYEFAGHAFNYVMFTHIIFSIVFAVGYCIVAEKFPKITMWQGVLAGILANIAVHVISLPILGLTLPLWTLPWYEHVSEFMGHMILFWRV
- a CDS encoding alpha/beta hydrolase, which encodes MNVILRLGIMVLILYMALLALLYFFQERLIFFPSKLEPNHEFSFDQPFEEIRLDANGTRISGLKFLAQNRDGGQIYGDARDANGERKSKNGAAIFFHGNACNLQGWGKYARYFTDLGYDFYLFDYRGYGKSGGEIGSQEQLYADADAMMQLVLGEYDAGEVTAVGYSVGSGLAARAAQKYGAKRLILIAPYFSLEELARKKIPFVPKFLIKYKIPTFEFVGGFGGPVTIFHGEHDELIGVDNSRRLFKFLKPGDQIYELNAGHNDILGLSELWGKLAQKLGE
- a CDS encoding radical SAM protein, whose product is MQVAKVHAKNILSRSEIGSGGYAINPYVGCPHGCIYCYAEFMRGVTGHKEAWGEFLDAKDFDAASLVKFAASHGGERVFMSSVTDCYNPYEARFGATRKVLETLAGSDVNLQILTKSSLVTRDIDLLQTMPNVRVGVSLSVIDESLRRMLEPNASSVAARIAAIKKLRAAGVKTYIFVAPIFPQITPVFDIISRYGDAADEIWFDRLNLYPNFRDKILAFVGRNFPALLPLYKQIYLFGDDGYFERLAGEIRLAAQEKFGSESGERVRIFFERRKSGAGKFER
- a CDS encoding ABC-F family ATP-binding cassette domain-containing protein — protein: MLEVKNLLMRFNAQLLFEDVNLKLTRGNRYGLIGANGAGKSTFLKILSGEIEANSGEIVIENGLKVGVLGQDQFAFENFSVKDAVLYGNKRLYDAVKEKEQLYMSEEFTDAINDRLAQLEMISAEEDPSYEYEVRIEKILSSLGFSDFEKPMSEVENSDKFKVLLAQVLFPKPDILFLDEPTNNLDIESIKWLENELNRHEGTMVLISHDRHFLNAVCTHILDVDFKKIRQFAGNYDDWYIASTLVAKQHEMERDKKLKEKEELEKFIARFSANASKARQATSRQKQLNKLDIEEIKVSSRRDPSILFRIKRDIGNEILEVRGVSKKYDKVLFENFSFKLEKNDKVAIIGANGVGKSTLAKIIIGEVAPDSGDVHVGATIEPSYFAQDTTNKITGELKLYEWLQDENNKDLDEIRKCLGRMLFSGAEQEKSVGSLSGGEKHRLMLSRLMLERGNLLVLDEPNNHLDLEAIIALGEALYKFGGNVICVSHDRELIDAFANRIIHLKGNGEVVDFKGTFEEYAAMNEGTTA